From Bufo gargarizans isolate SCDJY-AF-19 chromosome 10, ASM1485885v1, whole genome shotgun sequence, the proteins below share one genomic window:
- the LOC122920963 gene encoding exocyst complex component 3-like protein isoform X1: MSSTVWFCPSDNCSTLLAPCSVCTMQCMPSVAFPMYSRVTYDSPVCMCHLCDAGVLCDADETLALEKADSLARGAALKWASGIFCRPDQLTHLGQYRRRETQRNNSIQSRLKSALQSYLEGVDHGLSQLQGALSEVRHVQQALGEVQEIWREGEGTLAKLESIRQLVMEHVQLSVVIQSLPYIYAVPKLIAQTQDLIKNQRLLEAHVNLRELEGLRDDVLYRLQKVGPLVNSTDDQPNTEAVDLVQQFFSGVQGLSEELAHTLSSLGRSALGVARSDPSLLVSAVRIIEREEILDVEEFRGSVQKPPWKPPGRPKHWRELFFHALEKGMCDRLIERELPLENLNAAYLANHLKELQDRVVEELHSVCSVLVPCVPPHYDLARAMALMCHHGIARHLRDLLSHDLPHPALYHVLNWMATVYPSENMMGHHNFSSEIDVSELGPLIPSEMLEEQLRRYTRSMRVCISQWIRKALDVEFSDWLRDQEPDKEQDGFYLSTFQHIVMQMLMENVQLAAALGESLENLVRNAMVFEMDNCLVWLREALVKYGIEHMKDRTYPTHYSQYLLAVINGCCALSSTISHLQPEGSGSPAFRKVAPCLQTSLEKTQKKACHLLLDDLQTELQPLFRDIPSRPWLTGSNNVHFICEKMEDYSQYLSKARAPACQYLLAQTERMVTIEYVRALMDSKFVCRSPDERQQVAHRMALDAEELRTVLHTMGLEESALCVPLIHSLQELFALMDSSLLSLEVSGLMTAFPDISDEHVLALLDLRGDSTRDLRHTVLSTMHRQALTLPDDYRPIFISIPVPARAPPFCLHPSSCA; this comes from the exons ATGTCCAGCACTGTATGGTTCTGTCCTTCTGACAACTGCTCCACTTTGTTAGCGCCATGCTCCGTGTGCACAATGCAATGTATGCCTTCCGTGGCCTTTCCCATGTACAGTAGGGTCACGTATGACAGCCCCGTCTGTATGTGTCACTTGTGTGACGCTGGTGTGTTGTGTGATGCAGACGAGACTTTGGCCCTTGAGAAGGCAGACAGTTTGGCACGAGGGGCAGCTCTGAAATGGGCCTCGGGTATTTTCTGTCGTCCTGACCAGCTGACGCACCTGGGCCAGTACCGGAGGCGTGAGACGCAGCGTAATAACTCCATACAGTCCCGGCTCAAG TCTGCACTGCAGTCATACCTGGAAGGGGTGGACCATGGCTTATCACAGCTTCAAGGGGCACTCTCAGAGGTTCGCCATGTCCAGCAGGCCCTGGGTGAGGTGCAGGAAATTTGGCGGGAGGGTGAAGGGACCCTCGCCAAGCTAGAATCCATTCGGCAGCTGGTGATGGAGCATGTCCAGCTCTCTGTGGTCATACAAAGCCTGCCATACATCTACGCTG TGCCAAAGCTGATTGCTCAGACTCAAGATCTAATTAAGAACCAGCGTCTTCTAGAGGCCCACGTCAACCTCCGAGAACTAGAAGGCCTTAGAGATGATGTTTTGTACAGATTACAGAAGGTTGGTCCCTTGGTCAACTCCACTGATGATCAGCCCAACACAGAAGCAGTAGATTTGGTTCAGCAGTTTTTTTCGGGTGTTCAGGGTTTGAGCGAGGAGCTGGCTCATACACTTTCCTCCCTGGGCAGATCAGCATTAGGGGTAGCCCGCTCTGACCCTTCTCTTTTAGTCTCTGCTGTCCGTATCATTGAACGAGAAGAAATCCTGGATGTTGAAGAGTTCAGAGGTTCTGTGCAGAAGCCGCCCTGGAAGCCACCAGGACgacccaaacactggagagaactCTTCTTTCATGCTTTGGAAAAAGGCATGTGTGACCGACTAATAGAGCGAGAGCTGCCACTGGAAAATCTCAATGCAGCGTATCTGGCGAATCATTTAAAGGAACTTCAAGATCGAGTGGTGGAAGAACTTCATTCGGTGTGCTCAGTTCTGGTACCTTGTGTCCCGCCGCACTATGACCTGGCTCGAGCCATGGCCTTGATGTGCCACCATGGCATTGCTCGTCACCTTCGTGATCTCCTTAGCCATGACCTTCCTCATCCTGCCCTGTACCACGTTCTAAATTGGATGGCGACTGTTTACCCCAG TGAGAATATGATGGGACACCATAACTTCTCATCGGAGATTGATGTTTCTGAACTTGGACCCCTCATCCCCTCAGAAATGTTGGAGGAACAGCTAAGGCGTTACACACGCAGCATGCGG GTCTGCATCAGCCAGTGGATACGCAAGGCATTAGACGTGGAGTTCTCAGACTGGCtgcgggatcaggaaccagataAGGAACAGGACGGCTTCTATCTGTCAACTTTCCAGCACATCGTTATGCAG ATGCTGATGGAAAATGTGCAGCTGGCAGCAGCTCTGGGGGAGAGTCTGGAGAATCTGGTGAGGAACGCAATGGTCTTTGAGATGGACAACTGTCTGGTCTG GCTGCGAGAGGCACTGGTGAAATATGGCATCGAGCACATGAAGGACAGGACATATCCCACCCACTACTCACAATACCTGCTGGCCGTAATCAATGGATGCTGTGCCTTAAG CTCCACAATCTCACACTTGCAGCCAGAAGGGTCCGGGAGTCCTGCCTTCAGAAAAGTGGCACCCTGCTTACAGACATCACTGGAGAAGACGCAGAAGAAGGCCTGTCATCTTTTGCTGGATGACCTGCAGACCGAGCTACAG CCTCTATTCAGGGACATCCCCTCCCGGCCCTGGCTGACGGGCTCCAATAATGTGCATTTTATATGTGAAAAGATGGAAGATTACAGCCAGTATCTGAGCAAGGCCAGAGCCCCAGCATGCCAG TACCTGTTGGCGCAGACGGAGCGGATGGTGACAATAGAGTATGTACGCGCTCTGATGGACAGCAAGTTTGTATGCCGAAGCCCCGATGAGCGGCAGCAGGTGGCCCACAGGATGGCTCTGGACGCAGAGGAGCTGAGAACAGTGCTGCACACCATG GGTCTGGAGGAGTCGGCACTCTGTGTCCCCCTCATTCACTCCCTCCAGGAACTTTTTGCCCTGATGGACTCCTCACTGCTCAGTCTGGAGGTGTCAGGACTGATGACAGCGTTCCCTGACATAAG TGATGAACACGTGTTGGCGCTGCTGGATCTGCGGGGTGATTCGACCCGGGATCTTCGTCACACAGTCCTCAGCACTATGCACCGCCAGGCGCTGACTCTTCCAGACGACTACCGGCCCATCTTCATAAGTATCCCGGTCCCTGCCCGAGCGCCCCCGTTCTGCCTTCACCCGAGCTCCTGTGCCTGA
- the LOC122920963 gene encoding exocyst complex component 3-like protein isoform X2 has product MSAEDETLALEKADSLARGAALKWASGIFCRPDQLTHLGQYRRRETQRNNSIQSRLKSALQSYLEGVDHGLSQLQGALSEVRHVQQALGEVQEIWREGEGTLAKLESIRQLVMEHVQLSVVIQSLPYIYAVPKLIAQTQDLIKNQRLLEAHVNLRELEGLRDDVLYRLQKVGPLVNSTDDQPNTEAVDLVQQFFSGVQGLSEELAHTLSSLGRSALGVARSDPSLLVSAVRIIEREEILDVEEFRGSVQKPPWKPPGRPKHWRELFFHALEKGMCDRLIERELPLENLNAAYLANHLKELQDRVVEELHSVCSVLVPCVPPHYDLARAMALMCHHGIARHLRDLLSHDLPHPALYHVLNWMATVYPSENMMGHHNFSSEIDVSELGPLIPSEMLEEQLRRYTRSMRVCISQWIRKALDVEFSDWLRDQEPDKEQDGFYLSTFQHIVMQMLMENVQLAAALGESLENLVRNAMVFEMDNCLVWLREALVKYGIEHMKDRTYPTHYSQYLLAVINGCCALSSTISHLQPEGSGSPAFRKVAPCLQTSLEKTQKKACHLLLDDLQTELQPLFRDIPSRPWLTGSNNVHFICEKMEDYSQYLSKARAPACQYLLAQTERMVTIEYVRALMDSKFVCRSPDERQQVAHRMALDAEELRTVLHTMGLEESALCVPLIHSLQELFALMDSSLLSLEVSGLMTAFPDISDEHVLALLDLRGDSTRDLRHTVLSTMHRQALTLPDDYRPIFISIPVPARAPPFCLHPSSCA; this is encoded by the exons ATGTCTGCGGAAG ACGAGACTTTGGCCCTTGAGAAGGCAGACAGTTTGGCACGAGGGGCAGCTCTGAAATGGGCCTCGGGTATTTTCTGTCGTCCTGACCAGCTGACGCACCTGGGCCAGTACCGGAGGCGTGAGACGCAGCGTAATAACTCCATACAGTCCCGGCTCAAG TCTGCACTGCAGTCATACCTGGAAGGGGTGGACCATGGCTTATCACAGCTTCAAGGGGCACTCTCAGAGGTTCGCCATGTCCAGCAGGCCCTGGGTGAGGTGCAGGAAATTTGGCGGGAGGGTGAAGGGACCCTCGCCAAGCTAGAATCCATTCGGCAGCTGGTGATGGAGCATGTCCAGCTCTCTGTGGTCATACAAAGCCTGCCATACATCTACGCTG TGCCAAAGCTGATTGCTCAGACTCAAGATCTAATTAAGAACCAGCGTCTTCTAGAGGCCCACGTCAACCTCCGAGAACTAGAAGGCCTTAGAGATGATGTTTTGTACAGATTACAGAAGGTTGGTCCCTTGGTCAACTCCACTGATGATCAGCCCAACACAGAAGCAGTAGATTTGGTTCAGCAGTTTTTTTCGGGTGTTCAGGGTTTGAGCGAGGAGCTGGCTCATACACTTTCCTCCCTGGGCAGATCAGCATTAGGGGTAGCCCGCTCTGACCCTTCTCTTTTAGTCTCTGCTGTCCGTATCATTGAACGAGAAGAAATCCTGGATGTTGAAGAGTTCAGAGGTTCTGTGCAGAAGCCGCCCTGGAAGCCACCAGGACgacccaaacactggagagaactCTTCTTTCATGCTTTGGAAAAAGGCATGTGTGACCGACTAATAGAGCGAGAGCTGCCACTGGAAAATCTCAATGCAGCGTATCTGGCGAATCATTTAAAGGAACTTCAAGATCGAGTGGTGGAAGAACTTCATTCGGTGTGCTCAGTTCTGGTACCTTGTGTCCCGCCGCACTATGACCTGGCTCGAGCCATGGCCTTGATGTGCCACCATGGCATTGCTCGTCACCTTCGTGATCTCCTTAGCCATGACCTTCCTCATCCTGCCCTGTACCACGTTCTAAATTGGATGGCGACTGTTTACCCCAG TGAGAATATGATGGGACACCATAACTTCTCATCGGAGATTGATGTTTCTGAACTTGGACCCCTCATCCCCTCAGAAATGTTGGAGGAACAGCTAAGGCGTTACACACGCAGCATGCGG GTCTGCATCAGCCAGTGGATACGCAAGGCATTAGACGTGGAGTTCTCAGACTGGCtgcgggatcaggaaccagataAGGAACAGGACGGCTTCTATCTGTCAACTTTCCAGCACATCGTTATGCAG ATGCTGATGGAAAATGTGCAGCTGGCAGCAGCTCTGGGGGAGAGTCTGGAGAATCTGGTGAGGAACGCAATGGTCTTTGAGATGGACAACTGTCTGGTCTG GCTGCGAGAGGCACTGGTGAAATATGGCATCGAGCACATGAAGGACAGGACATATCCCACCCACTACTCACAATACCTGCTGGCCGTAATCAATGGATGCTGTGCCTTAAG CTCCACAATCTCACACTTGCAGCCAGAAGGGTCCGGGAGTCCTGCCTTCAGAAAAGTGGCACCCTGCTTACAGACATCACTGGAGAAGACGCAGAAGAAGGCCTGTCATCTTTTGCTGGATGACCTGCAGACCGAGCTACAG CCTCTATTCAGGGACATCCCCTCCCGGCCCTGGCTGACGGGCTCCAATAATGTGCATTTTATATGTGAAAAGATGGAAGATTACAGCCAGTATCTGAGCAAGGCCAGAGCCCCAGCATGCCAG TACCTGTTGGCGCAGACGGAGCGGATGGTGACAATAGAGTATGTACGCGCTCTGATGGACAGCAAGTTTGTATGCCGAAGCCCCGATGAGCGGCAGCAGGTGGCCCACAGGATGGCTCTGGACGCAGAGGAGCTGAGAACAGTGCTGCACACCATG GGTCTGGAGGAGTCGGCACTCTGTGTCCCCCTCATTCACTCCCTCCAGGAACTTTTTGCCCTGATGGACTCCTCACTGCTCAGTCTGGAGGTGTCAGGACTGATGACAGCGTTCCCTGACATAAG TGATGAACACGTGTTGGCGCTGCTGGATCTGCGGGGTGATTCGACCCGGGATCTTCGTCACACAGTCCTCAGCACTATGCACCGCCAGGCGCTGACTCTTCCAGACGACTACCGGCCCATCTTCATAAGTATCCCGGTCCCTGCCCGAGCGCCCCCGTTCTGCCTTCACCCGAGCTCCTGTGCCTGA